One genomic segment of Ancylobacter sp. IITR112 includes these proteins:
- a CDS encoding PAS domain S-box protein, translating to MTDVRLGEGVVNSDRAYAGGGGLARRIAAFDWGSTPIGPREVWPSSLCHTVSLMLASPVPLVLLWGEHGVMIYNDAYSVFAGGRDSRLLGSNVREGWPEVADFNDNVMRVGLAGGTLSYRDLPLTLHRDGHPEQVWLNLDYSPVAGDDGAPGGVIAVVVEVTEAHHTRVALEESETRLRFLDELGRAVVGSRNAADILAAITQMAAQHLSLSSCSYADMDQDEDGLTVRGDWHLPGTPSLVGRYRLGDFGERAAHELRAGRPFIVNDTAAELPAPVAATLRDVGIAALVCMPLLREGRLTALMAMHDRAPRHWSDYELAVIREVTERSWAHIQRASAEGALREREAHHRQILDSAIDYGIVSTDLNGICTLWNRGAAEMLGWSEAEMLGQPMDIFFTPEDRAAGRPAAKRREALELGRAHDARWHLRKNGERFWGLSEMMPLRDGSGAPIGLVKLIRDRTAEYEAQEALRQSEERLRRAQAAGGVGLFSIDLRSNLISATPEFCRLFGFSPVPEMPAEMVERLVVPEDAGIISNAASRAGGVALLDVEYRIRRHDTGEERIMARKAAYDRDEAGRPVRLVGAVLDVTERRRTQMALEKSEAQFSALAQNMPNQVWTARADGGFDWFNDQIYAYSGSARGSLDGDGWTRLVHPDDLPGARERWAEALESGATYEAEFRLRAADGSYRWHLVRAVPLIDARGVITAWVGTNTDIEAQKRAEEAYALDRDRLWRISQDLMLVCDFEGVITAVNPSAERLLGWEEAEMVGRKVAEFLHPEDVDASARELVKSSEEATTVAFENRYRSKAGEYRLLAWSAVPGNGRIHAVGRDITEQRAVEEALRQSQKMEAVGQLTGGIAHDFNNLLQGITGSLDILGNRISQGRTDDLARWVGGAKTCADRAASLTHRLLAFSRRQPLDPRPVRANPLIASLEDMLRRTLGERVELELVLGGGLWLTRCDPNQLESAILNLAINARDAMPEGGKLTIETCNAHLDSHFAARQREVKPGQYVCICVTDTGTGMSRETIARAFEPFFTTKPIGQGTGLGLSMVYGFTRQSEGYARIYSELGQGTTIKLYLPRYRGQEEVEESPPGLGEAPLSEEGEVVLVVEDEPVVRGLIVEVLNELGYRAIEAGDGPKGLEILQSRQRIDLLITDVGLPGLNGRQVADGGRVSRPGLKVLFMTGYAENAALASGFLEPGMAMITKPFAMDVLATRIREIIEK from the coding sequence ATGACTGACGTGCGGCTGGGTGAGGGCGTCGTGAACTCCGATCGCGCGTATGCTGGCGGCGGGGGGCTCGCGCGGCGTATTGCGGCATTTGACTGGGGCTCGACCCCCATAGGCCCGCGGGAGGTCTGGCCCTCGAGCCTGTGCCACACGGTCAGCCTGATGCTCGCCAGCCCGGTGCCGCTCGTGCTCCTGTGGGGCGAGCATGGCGTGATGATCTATAATGATGCGTATTCGGTCTTCGCCGGCGGGCGCGACAGCCGGCTGCTTGGCTCCAATGTGCGGGAAGGCTGGCCGGAAGTCGCCGATTTCAACGACAATGTCATGCGCGTCGGTCTGGCCGGCGGCACCCTCAGCTATCGCGATCTGCCGCTGACGCTTCACCGCGACGGCCATCCGGAGCAGGTATGGCTCAATCTCGACTATTCCCCGGTCGCCGGTGACGATGGCGCGCCGGGAGGTGTCATTGCCGTCGTGGTGGAGGTGACGGAGGCGCATCATACGCGCGTCGCGCTGGAGGAAAGCGAGACACGACTGCGCTTTCTCGACGAGCTTGGCAGAGCGGTGGTGGGCAGCCGGAACGCGGCCGACATTCTCGCGGCCATCACCCAGATGGCGGCCCAGCATCTCAGCCTGTCCAGTTGCTCCTATGCCGATATGGACCAGGACGAGGACGGGTTGACTGTTCGGGGCGACTGGCATCTGCCCGGCACCCCCTCCCTTGTCGGGCGCTACCGTCTTGGCGATTTCGGCGAGCGCGCCGCGCATGAGTTGCGCGCGGGCCGGCCGTTCATCGTCAACGACACGGCGGCGGAATTGCCCGCGCCTGTTGCGGCAACGCTGCGCGATGTGGGGATCGCGGCGCTGGTTTGCATGCCGTTGCTCCGCGAGGGGCGGCTGACCGCTCTTATGGCGATGCATGACCGCGCGCCGCGTCATTGGTCCGACTATGAACTCGCCGTGATCCGGGAGGTCACGGAGCGATCCTGGGCGCATATTCAGCGCGCCAGCGCAGAGGGGGCACTGCGCGAGCGCGAAGCCCATCACCGGCAAATCCTCGATAGCGCCATCGACTACGGCATCGTCTCGACCGATCTCAACGGCATCTGCACGCTCTGGAACCGGGGCGCGGCGGAAATGCTCGGCTGGAGCGAGGCCGAGATGCTCGGCCAGCCCATGGACATTTTCTTCACCCCGGAAGACCGGGCGGCGGGGCGACCGGCCGCTAAACGCCGCGAGGCGCTGGAATTGGGGCGGGCGCATGATGCGCGCTGGCATCTGCGCAAGAATGGCGAACGCTTCTGGGGTCTCAGCGAGATGATGCCGCTGCGCGACGGGAGCGGCGCGCCGATCGGCCTCGTCAAGCTCATTCGCGACCGGACGGCCGAGTATGAGGCGCAGGAAGCGCTGCGCCAGAGCGAGGAGCGGCTGCGCCGTGCCCAGGCGGCGGGCGGGGTCGGCCTGTTTTCCATCGACCTGCGCAGCAATCTCATCAGCGCCACACCCGAATTCTGCCGCCTGTTCGGCTTCTCCCCCGTGCCGGAGATGCCTGCGGAGATGGTGGAGCGGCTGGTGGTTCCTGAGGATGCAGGGATCATTTCAAATGCGGCGAGCCGCGCCGGCGGCGTGGCTCTGCTCGATGTCGAGTACCGCATACGCCGCCACGACACCGGCGAGGAGCGGATCATGGCCCGCAAGGCCGCCTATGACCGCGACGAGGCGGGGCGGCCTGTGCGTCTTGTGGGTGCCGTGCTGGATGTGACCGAGCGGCGCCGCACCCAGATGGCGCTGGAGAAAAGCGAGGCGCAGTTCAGCGCGCTGGCGCAGAACATGCCCAATCAGGTGTGGACCGCGCGCGCCGATGGTGGGTTCGACTGGTTCAATGATCAGATCTACGCCTATTCCGGCAGCGCCCGCGGCAGCCTCGATGGTGACGGGTGGACCCGTCTGGTGCATCCTGACGACCTGCCCGGCGCCCGTGAGCGCTGGGCGGAGGCGCTGGAATCCGGTGCCACCTATGAGGCGGAGTTCCGCCTGCGCGCTGCCGACGGTTCCTATCGCTGGCATCTGGTGCGCGCCGTACCCCTGATCGACGCCCGCGGCGTCATCACGGCCTGGGTCGGGACCAACACCGATATCGAGGCGCAGAAGCGGGCGGAGGAGGCCTATGCGTTGGATCGCGACCGGCTCTGGCGGATCAGCCAGGACCTGATGCTGGTGTGCGATTTCGAGGGCGTGATCACCGCCGTCAACCCTTCGGCTGAAAGGCTGCTGGGCTGGGAAGAGGCCGAGATGGTCGGCCGCAAGGTCGCCGAATTCCTGCACCCGGAGGATGTAGACGCCAGCGCGCGGGAACTCGTGAAATCGTCCGAGGAGGCCACCACGGTCGCTTTCGAGAATCGCTATCGCAGCAAGGCAGGTGAGTATCGCCTGCTGGCCTGGAGCGCGGTACCCGGCAATGGCCGCATCCATGCGGTGGGACGCGACATCACCGAGCAGCGGGCCGTGGAGGAGGCGCTGCGCCAGAGCCAGAAGATGGAAGCGGTCGGCCAGCTTACCGGCGGCATCGCCCATGACTTCAATAATCTGCTGCAGGGCATCACCGGCAGCCTCGACATTCTCGGCAACCGCATTTCCCAGGGACGCACGGACGATCTCGCCCGCTGGGTCGGCGGGGCGAAGACATGCGCCGACCGCGCGGCTTCGCTCACCCACCGGCTGCTCGCCTTTTCGCGTCGCCAGCCGCTCGACCCCCGCCCGGTCCGCGCCAATCCGCTCATCGCCTCGCTGGAGGACATGCTGCGGCGGACGCTCGGGGAGCGGGTCGAGCTGGAACTGGTGCTCGGCGGCGGGCTCTGGCTGACGCGGTGCGACCCCAACCAGCTCGAAAGCGCCATTCTCAACCTGGCTATCAATGCGCGGGACGCCATGCCGGAAGGCGGCAAGCTGACGATCGAAACCTGCAACGCCCATCTCGACAGCCACTTTGCCGCCCGCCAGCGCGAGGTGAAGCCCGGGCAGTATGTCTGCATCTGCGTGACCGACACCGGAACCGGCATGAGCCGCGAGACCATCGCCCGCGCCTTCGAGCCCTTCTTCACCACCAAGCCGATCGGGCAGGGGACCGGGCTCGGCCTGTCCATGGTTTATGGCTTTACCCGGCAGTCGGAGGGCTATGCCCGCATCTATTCGGAACTCGGGCAGGGCACCACCATCAAGCTCTACCTGCCGCGCTATCGCGGCCAGGAGGAGGTGGAGGAAAGCCCGCCCGGGCTCGGCGAGGCGCCGCTCTCGGAAGAGGGCGAGGTGGTGCTCGTGGTCGAGGATGAGCCGGTGGTGCGCGGGCTGATCGTCGAGGTGCTGAACGAACTCGGCTACCGCGCCATTGAGGCCGGCGACGGGCCGAAGGGGCTTGAAATCCTCCAGTCCCGCCAGCGTATCGACCTCCTGATCACCGATGTCGGCCTGCCTGGCCTCAACGGGCGGCAGGTGGCCGATGGCGGGCGCGTGTCCAGGCCGGGGCTCAAAGTGCTGTTCATGACGGGCTATGCCGAGAATGCCGCCCTGGCCTCCGGCTTTCTGGAGCCGGGCATGGCGATGATTACCAAGCCTTTCGCCATGGACGTGCTGGCAACCCGCATCCGCGAGATCATCGAAAAGTAG